The proteins below come from a single Cannabis sativa cultivar Pink pepper isolate KNU-18-1 chromosome 3, ASM2916894v1, whole genome shotgun sequence genomic window:
- the LOC115709493 gene encoding putative disease resistance RPP13-like protein 1: protein MAAEVVGGALLSALLNPLVKKLTTEVKDFFKGKDAILKLLKEFKTLLSSFDLLLIDAEEKLIRNPRVRKWLDDLKDAIYDADDLVYKIDTEAWQKEMDGGGYLESHSSCTCTSKALTRFISSTPLTSFDKTIKPEIEETLGKLKVLLDNKYIGLKRIEKQKHPERVCTPSVEESDVYGRDDDKEAIIKLLLSDGTSGGDKLSVIPIVGMGGIGKTTLAQLVYKDDRVEIFFDTKVWITVGDDKVDCMKVMKLIVEKVTSVKCEIEESYDLQEEVKKALSTKKFLFVVDDVWDEDPSKWDVLNSCFKSGLHGSRIIVTTRSNKVASIMGNKLSTYSLSTISTDKGWQLFVRCATIDVNTHEYTDLQVIGRKIVEKCNGLPLAIKSLGGLLRGKQNKEDWDDILNNDIWGLYENESVGILPALWLSYFYLPSHLKSCFSYCAIFPKGYKYTEEELVLLWIGEGLLLPNKKDRIEDIGKNFL from the exons ATGGCTGCTGAAGTGGTTGGAGGAGCACTTCTCTCTGCTTTGCTTAATCCATTGGTGAAAAAGTTAACTACTGAGGTTAAGGACTTCTTCAAAGGAAAAGATGCCATTCTTAAGCTGTTGAAGGAGTTCAAAACTTTGTTGTCCTCTTTTGATCTGCTGCTCATTGATGCCGAGGAGAAGCTAATCAGAAACCCAAGAGTGCGGAAATGGCTTGATGATCTCAAGGATGCCATTTATGATGCAGACGACTTGGTTTACAAGATTGACACTGAAGCATGGCAAAAGGAAATGGATGGTGGTGGTTATCTAGAATCTCATAGCAGCTGCACTTGTACTAGTAAG GCACTCACGAGATTCATCTCATCGACTCCTTTAACTTCTTTTGATAAGACCATCAAACCCGAGATAGAAGAGACGCTTGGGAAATTGAAGGTTCTTTTAGACAATAAATATATTGGTTTGAAACGTatagaaaaacaaaaacatccAGAAAGAGTATGTACTCCTTCTGTTGAAGAATCTGATGTTTATGGAAGGGATGATGATAAAGAAGCTATTATTAAGCTGCTTCTGTCGGATGGCACAAGTGGTGGTGACAAATTGTCTGTGATCCCCATAGTGGGGATGGGCGGTATTGGAAAGACTACTCTTGCTCAACTCGTATACAAGGATGACagagttgaaattttttttgataCCAAAGTATGGATTACGGTGGGAGATGACAAAGTTGACTGCATGAAAGTAATGAAACTAATTGTCGAGAAGGTCACTTCTGTAAAATGTGAAATTGAGGAGTCGTATGATCTTCAAGAAGAAGTAAAGAAGGCTCTGAGTACAAAGAAGTTTCTGTTTGTTGTTGATGATGTTTGGGATGAGGATCCTTCCAAGTGGGATGTCTTAAACAGTTGTTTCAAATCAGGGTTGCATGGAAGCAGGATCATTGTGACGACACGTAGCAATAAGGTTGCATCAATTATGGGAAATAAGTTGTCAACTTACTCCCTAAGCACTATCTCTACTGACAAAGGTTGGCAGTTGTTTGTTAGATGTGCTACAATCGATGTCAACACGCACGAGTACACTGATTTACAAGTAATTGGTCGAAAAATTGTTGAAAAGTGTAATGGTCTTCCTCTGGCTATAAAATCACTTGGGGGTCTTTTACGTGGGAAGCAAAATAAAGAGGATTGGGATGACATATTGAACAACGATATATGGGGGTTGTATGAGAATGAGAGTGTTGGTATTCTTCCAGCTTTATGGCTGAGCTATTTTTATTTACCTTCACATTTGAAGTCTTGTTTCTCCTATTGTGCTATATTTCCTAAAGGTTATAAGTACACAGAAGAAGAGTTGGTCTTATTGTGGATAGGTGAAGGTCTTTTACTTCCTAACAAGAAAGACAGAATTGAAGATATCGGAAAGAA TTTTCTTTAA
- the LOC133035564 gene encoding putative disease resistance RPP13-like protein 1 produces MNNISKHSHMVRHFSYLQGCAKDNDLKEFEELFKAKCLRTILWKQRRTVDQLKIEQLDKSFPGLRVLSLNNDEITKLPDSIGNLKYLRYLKLDCYNLGKIPNTICKLYNLETLLLEYTCVTRLPTDIGNLIKLRHLSVPNGWSFEEMPLQLGKLQNLQTLNAFIVGRNKDCGGIELLKEFQDLHGSLSIEGLQNVNVSSLKEVSDATTPLKSLKFLSLLCLKWGFFHKSEVDELHKERELLNALQPHPNLKKLEIWRYKGSSFPNWMGDHRCLSNLVSLTITRCSNCSFLPSLGQLPSLKDLTIMRCGVVRIDSEFYCSTILDSSSSVAVQTKPFFASLETLTFEELFKLKEWSFIKGGVFPRLKKLTIEECPYLWCLPKELPTSLSDLHISYCTLLRPRVQREIGEDWPIIAHIPNIILDRKKI; encoded by the coding sequence ATGAATAATATCAGTAAACATTCTCACATGGTTCGTCATTTTTCGTACCTACAAGGATGTGCGAAAGACAATGACCTTAAGGAATTTGAGGAGTTATTTAAAGCTAAGTGCTTGCGCACCATATTGTGGAAACAACGTCGAACAGTTGATCAGCTAAAGATTGAGCAGTTGGACAAGTCATTCCCGGGCTTGAGAGTTCTATCATTAAACAATGATGAGATCACAAAGCTTCCTGATTCAATAGGGaatttgaagtatttaagaTATTTGAAGTTAGATTGTTATAATCTTGGTAAGATACCTAATACAATATGTAAGTTGTATAATTTGGAGACATTATTGTTGGAGTATACATGTGTTACTAGACTACCAACTGACATAGGAAATTTAATCAAGTTGCGGCATCTTAGTGTTCCTAATGGGTGGTCATTTGAAGAGATGCCATTGCAATTGGGGAAGCTACAAAATCTGCAAACACTTAATGCATTTATTGTGGGAAGAAATAAAGATTGTGGTGGTATTGAATTGTTGAAAGAGTTTCAAGATCTACACGGGAGTCTTTCTATTGAAGGACTACAAAATGTGAATGTGAGTAGCCTTAAGGAAGTTTCAGATGCTACAACACCATTAAAGAGTTTAAAGTTTCTTAGTCTCCTATGTTTGAAATGGGGTTTCTTTCATAAATCTGAAGTTGACGAGTTGCACAAAGAAAGAGAGCTACTCAATGCCCTCCAACCTCATCCAAACTTGAAGAAACTTGAGATTTGGAGATACAAAGGCAGCAGTTTCCCAAATTGGATGGGAGATCATCGCTGCTTGTCTAATTTAGTAAGCCTGACCATTACAAGGTGTTCTAATTGCAGCTTCTTGCCGTCGTTGGGACAGCTGCCTTCTCTCAAAGATCTTACCATCATGCGGTGTGGTGTGGTGAGAATAGATTCAGAGTTTTATTGTTCTACTATTCttgattcttcttcttctgttgCAGTACAAACAAAGCCATTCTTTGCATCTTTGGAGACCTTGACATTTGAGGAATTGTTTAAGCTGAAAGAGTGGTCATTTATCAAAGGTGGAGTTTTTCCTCGTCTTAAGAAGTTGACGATTGAAGAGTGTCCTTACCTCTGGTGCTTACCAAAAGAACTACCCACTTCTCTTTCTGATCTTCACATCAGTTATTGCACATTGCTAAGACCACGAGTCCAGAGGGAGATAGGGGAGGACTGGCCAATTATTGCTCACATCCCAAATATCATCCTTGATCGCAAGAAAATATAG
- the LOC133035563 gene encoding putative disease resistance RPP13-like protein 1 translates to MAAELVGGALLSAFLDPLVQKLASVVKDFFKGNDAILKLVTELKTLLSSADLLLIDAEEKLIKEPRVRKWLDDFKDTIYHVDDVVYKIDTEASRKKLKGGGPHESHSSRYKKGLLKLIPTPLTSFDKAIKLEIEETLGKLKRLLENKDLGLKHVKNHKLPERVCAPSLEESDIYGRDHEKEEIIKFLLPDETTGAGGELSVIPIVGMGGIGKTTLAQLVYMDDRVNNMFDTKVWITVGEDKVDCTKVMKLIVEKITSKTCEIQDPYDLQEEVKKALTGKKFLFVVDDVWDENPSKWDVLNNCFKSGKHGSKIIVTTRSTDVASIMKTGSTYQLGRIDEAAGWQLFAKHASLVVDSNDYLDLKQVGEKIVDKCKGLPLAIKSMGLLVRRKQRKEEWINILNSDLWELYDRKKVDILPALWLSYFNLRPELKQCFAYCSLFPKDYHFRKGEMVLLWMAEGLLQSTNGKRKEEVGEEYFEDLISMSFFQPSNNDEMESNFLMHDLIHDLAIFVSGEFCYMMNNISKCSHKVRHFSFMQDCEEADDPKEFEELFKAKCLRTIFWHQGSIDDSLKIEQLDKLFPSLRVLSIKDYHIRKLPDSIGNLKYLRYLKLDCENIEEIPNTICKLYNLETLLLEECERVKRLPNDIGNLIKLRHLSVPKINLVEMPLQLGKLQNLQTLNTFVVGNNRDSASIKLLKEFQDLHGTLSIKGLENVSSLEEVSAAALKNFKFLSHLSLEWYSSKLDKLHIEREVLSALQPHSNLKELTISDYEGNSFPNWMGDHRCLSNLVRLEISCCSNCSFLPSLGQLPSLKDLLIQDCGVVRIDSEFYCSTTLDSSSSSVAIQTKPLFFTSLETLKFHFMGELEEWSFIEGGVFPRLKNLQLIWCDKLKVTLLGDYFPSLTELKIDGCGEIIPLLLPRAQLNQAPLITLKKITLGYCYNLRHLDEEAFQHLTSLEELTIDLFLELQCLPKGLPTSLSDLHISRCPLLTPRVKRETGEDWPIIAHIPNITVKDF, encoded by the coding sequence ATGGCTGCTGAATTGGTTGGAGGAGCGCTTCTCTCTGCTTTCCTCGATCCGTTGGTGCAAAAGTTAGCTTCTGTGGTGAAGGACTTCTTCAAAGGAAACGATGCCATTCTCAAACTGGTGACGGAGCTGAAAACTTTGCTGTCCTCGGCTGATCTGCTGCTCATTGATGCTGAGGAGAAGCTTATCAAAGAACCCAGAGTCAGGAAGTGGCTTGATGATTTCAAGGACACCATTTATCATGTAGACGACGTGGTTTACAAGATCGACACTGAAGCATCGCGAAAAAAGCTGAAAGGTGGTGGTCCTCACGAATCTCATAGCAGCCGGTATAAGAAGGGGCTCTTGAAACTCATCCCAACTCCTTTAACTTCTTTTGATAAGGCCATAAAACTTGAGATAGAAGAGACGCTTGGGAAATTAAAACGTCTTCTAGAAAATAAAGATCTCGGTTTGAAACATGTGAAGAATCATAAGCTTCCGGAGAGGGTATGTGCTCCATCGCTAGAAGAGTCTGATATTTATGGAAGGGATCATGAAAAAGAAGAGATTATCAAGTTTCTTCTACCGGATGAAACAACCGGTGCCGGTGGTGAATTGTCTGTGATCCCCATTGTGGGGATGGGTGGTATTGGAAAGACTACTCTTGCTCAACTTGTATACATGGACGATAGAGTCAACAATATGTTCGATACGAAAGTATGGATTACAGTGGGGGAAGACAAAGTTGACTGCACAAAAGTGATGAAACTAATTGTGGAGAAGATCACTTCTAAAACATGTGAAATTCAGGATCCATATGACCTTCAAGAAGAAGTAAAGAAGGCTTTGACTGGGAAGAAGTTTCTGTTTGTTGTTGATGATGTTTGGGATGAGAATCCTTCCAAGTGGGACGTTCTAAACAATTGTTTCAAATCGGGAAAACATGGAAGCAAGATAATTGTGACAACACGGAGCACAGATGTTGCATCGATTATGAAAACTGGGTCAACTTATCAACTGGGAAGAATAGATGAGGCTGCTGGCTGGCAATTATTTGCAAAACATGCTTCACTTGTTGTGGACTCAAATGATTACTTGGATCTCAAACAAGTTGGGGAAAAAATTGTTGACAAGTGTAAGGGTCTTCCGTTGGCTATTAAGTCAATGGGTCTTCTCGTACGACGGAAGCAGAGAAAGGAGGAATGGATCAACATCCTAAACAGTGATTTATGGGAGTTGTATGATAGAAAAAAAGTTGATATTCTTCCAGCTTTGTGGTTGAGTTACTTTAATCTACGCCCAGAATTAAAGCAATGTTTTGCTTACTGCTCCTTATTTCCAAaagattatcattttagaaaaggTGAGATGGTCCTGTTATGGATGGCCGAAGGTCTTTTACAGTCTACAAATggaaagagaaaagaagaagttGGAGAAGAGTATTTTGAAGATCTAATTTCTATGTCGTTTTTCCAACCATCAAATAACGATGAGATGGAGTCGAATTTTCTCATGCATGATCTTATACATGATTTGGCGATATTTGTTTCTGGTGAGTTCTGTTATATGATGAATAATATCAGTAAATGTTCTCACAAGGTTCGTCATTTTTCGTTCATGCAAGATTGTGAAGAAGCTGATGACCCTAAGGAATTTGAGGAGTTATTCAAAGCTAAGTGTTTGCGCACCATATTCTGGCACCAGGGTTCAATCGATGATTCGTTAAAGATTGAGCAGTTGGACAAGTTATTCCCAAGCTTGAGAGTACTATCCATAAAGGACTATCATATCAGAAAGCTTCCTGATTCAATAGGCaatttgaagtatttaagaTATTTGAAGTTAGATTGTGAAAATATTGAAGAGATACCTAATACAATATGTAAGTTGTATAATTTGGAGACACTGTTGTTGGAGGAATGTGAAAGGGTTAAAAGACTACCAAATGATATAGGAAATTTAATCAAGTTGCGACATCTTAGTGTTCCTAAGATAAACTTAGTAGAGATGCCATTGCAATTGGGCAAACTGCAAAATCTGCAAACACTGAATACATTTGTTGTGGGAAACAATAGAGATTCTGCTAGCATTAAGTTGCTGAAAGAGTTTCAAGATCTACACGGGACTCTTTCTATTAAAGGACTTGAAAATGTGAGTAGCCTGGAGGAAGTTTCAGCAGCAGCATTAAAGAATTTCAAGTTTCTTAGTCATCTATCTTTGGAATGGTATTCTAGTAAACTCGACAAGTTGCACATAGAAAGAGAGGTACTGAGTGCCCTCCAGCCTCATTCAAACCTGAAGGAACTTACGATTTCGGACTACGAAGGCAACAGTTTCCCAAATTGGATGGGAGACCATCGCTGCTTATCTAATTTAGTAAGGTTGGAGATTTCATGTTGTTCTAATTGCAGCTTCTTGCCGTCGTTGGGACAGCTGCCTTCTCTCAAAGATCTTTTGATTCAGGATTGTGGTGTGGTGAGAATAGATTCAGAGTTTTATTGTAGTACTACTCttgattcttcttcttcttctgttgCAATACAAACAAAGCCCTTATTCTTTACATCTTTGGAGACCTTGAAATTTCACTTTATGGGTGAGCTGGAAGAGTGGTCATTTATCGAAGGGGGAGTTTTTCCTcgtcttaagaatcttcaattaATCTGGTGTGATAAACTCAAAGTGACATTGTTAGGAGATTATTTCCCGTCATTGACAGAGCTTAAAATTGATGGTTGTGGGGAAATAATACCATTATTGCTCCCAAGAGCTCAACTCAATCAGGCCCCTTTGATCACTTTAAAGAAGATTACACTTGGTTATTGTTACAACTTGAGGCACTTAGACGAGGAGGCCTTTCAGCACCTCACCTCCCTTGAGGAGTTGACAATTGATCTCTTTTTGGAACTCCAATGCTTACCAAAAGGACTACCCACTTCTCTTTCTGATCTTCATATCAGTCGGTGTCCATTGCTAACACCACGAGTGAAGAGGGAGACAGGGGAGGACTGGCCAATTATTGCTCACATCCCAAATATCACTGTTAAAGACTTTTAG